A single window of Deltaproteobacteria bacterium DNA harbors:
- a CDS encoding ABC transporter ATP-binding protein, which produces MRVSAIDVSDLTVHYGRRVAVDSVSLRVDAREIVAVLGPNGAGKSTLLAAIAGALPATAGTIRIAGVDPAQRPLDARRATGFCDQPPTLYEFLTVEEHVTFVARARGAEDAAAVTAVLADLGLAGVSQRLCRELSFGMRQRVGLAAALIGAVRVVLLDETLNGLDPRASVRARASVQRAAEAGAAVVMSTHLLGVAERLCSRIVIMDRGRIRADVAAHGLDAAAVEELYMQHVRDEDAA; this is translated from the coding sequence GTGCGCGTGTCCGCGATCGATGTCTCCGATCTCACGGTCCACTACGGTCGGCGCGTCGCCGTCGACTCCGTGAGCTTGCGCGTCGACGCACGCGAAATCGTCGCCGTGCTCGGCCCGAACGGCGCGGGCAAGAGTACGCTGCTCGCCGCGATCGCTGGCGCGCTGCCGGCGACCGCGGGGACGATTCGGATCGCGGGCGTCGATCCCGCGCAACGCCCCCTCGATGCGAGGCGCGCGACCGGGTTTTGCGACCAGCCGCCGACGCTGTACGAGTTCCTGACCGTCGAGGAGCACGTTACGTTCGTCGCGCGCGCGCGCGGCGCGGAGGACGCGGCTGCCGTGACGGCCGTGTTGGCCGACCTGGGGCTCGCCGGCGTGTCGCAACGGCTCTGCCGCGAGCTGTCCTTCGGTATGCGGCAGCGAGTCGGCCTGGCTGCCGCTCTGATCGGCGCCGTCCGCGTCGTGTTGCTCGACGAGACGCTCAACGGGTTGGATCCGCGTGCGTCGGTGCGCGCCCGCGCCAGCGTGCAGCGTGCCGCCGAAGCGGGCGCCGCCGTGGTCATGTCGACGCATTTGCTGGGGGTCGCCGAGCGCCTGTGTTCGCGCATCGTGATCATGGACCGCGGCCGGATTCGCGCCGATGTGGCGGCGCACGGTCTCGATGCGGCGGCGGTCGAAGAGTTGTATATGCAGCACGTTCGCGACGAGGACGCGGCGTGA